The segment CATTTCATACTTATATTCCACCACATTTCAGAAAGAAATGTTGAATCACTGCATTCTGTTATAGTTACTAATTTGACAAAGCATGTTGTGATCTTATAAAATATGATTCATTGTTGAAAACTAAACCactcaacattttatttatagttatatttatatgtacttaaaatgatcttttccttcttttccaAATAATCTCAGAATATATAGATGTCTCTTGAAGGCCTCTATCatttcaattcatatttaccatAATACATGAAGTATATTCTTGTCCCGTTTTGAGTGAGCTATTACTTCAATGCTTATATGTGAACAggatatttatcttttttgcACACAAGTGAAAAGTGGCCCAAGCTGCACATAGTCCTGTCTCAGCctccactcttttttttttctgtcactgtcGACATATTTGAGTTATTTGTCAGTTATACTGTAGTTATATGGATTTTTTGTCTATGCtccttattttctttcttttctgtccatCTTTCTTATTTGTCTTCTGAGATTAGGAAAAGTAAACATTATactagtcacacacacacacacacacacacacacacacacacacacacacacacacacacacacacacacacacacacacacacacagtgtttcctCAGGCTGTCTCTcccagtttgtgttttgtaatcAAAATACTTCTGAAATCCCTATAGCATATAAAAGCTGGATTAAACTCtacactctctccctcttttatGTGTACGGTTCTATTTGCTCCACtttgttcacatgttttttgtGGATCTAATGTAGAGCTACTTCAATTATTcaatatgttctgtttttgaCATTAACCGACACttcaaatatttacagtgtataaTAAAAGCTAAACTGTGAAGTCCACATCAGGTAAAGGACTGCgttttgattgtgtgtttgtgtcattatAATAACTTAGTATACATTGGTTGCTGAAGTCCTATGTGACAGCGAAGGGAGCACAAATAGAAACTTTAGAGAGTCCTTCTGTCCTCATTCAGCTCTGCCCACACGCTCCCTGCTGCTTTTGTAGTCCATGTGCTGATGTGGCCAAAACACTATCAGTTGGTGTTAAATTGGCTTCACAGCAGAGAAATTGTTGAGATGGCCAAGAGCAAAGTCCTTAAATGGTGCGACTGCTGATCCTCGCTGTTTGCCACTCTAGTTACAATTTGAATGCTGCCTGTGTCTCTATTTTGAGGTGTCAAACCCTTCATGCAATGAATATAGATGttaaatctatatttatacattaattATAGACCAAATTTTTAGCTCAGCTATACAACGTGTTTAGCCTCTTACAGCTCatcatttagtttagtttgggCCAGAACCTTTACTGTGGGCAGCAAGAAGGTTCCATGTTTCAGttggtgtatttgtgtgtttggagtttgcatgttctaccTGTGTTTGCAGACATGCAGATGCGTGTGAATGGtttcttgtctctgtgtgttggccctgAGATATGCTGGCCAACCTGTGCCCGCCTCTCGCAAAATGTCCGCTGGGTTTGGCTCCACCCCAACCCCTCAAACCCTCAACCCACAAAGGTTAAGTGGTTGTGGATGGATGAAAAACAGTTCTGGTTCACTCCCTCCGTCCTCAGTGatgttcacagcagcaggaggcagcggCTTTTCGGCCGACCTGTCCAAAGCAGCGGCAGGAATACACAGTCAGCATCTAGCTTGTGAACATGAGCAACTGAGGGAGGTGGTGAAGAGCAAGATAGAGCTAAACGTCAAgtgaatatttaatttacatttgtcAGGGAGATGTCATCTTATGGTGCCTAAACATTACAATTACCTCTCACTATAATACTTATAAGTATTGTGATAATCTGTGATAATGATACACTTTTCAGTTGGTCTTAAATAACTCAGTAAACCCTAggtaaagtttaaaaaaaacagcagtgtgGTACAACAGTATCAAGAACACGATTATATCTTTTActaaaaatgttgtttctaaAAGAGCCAAGCAGGTTTTTCATTAGACTCTGTGTCTCTTTAGGCTTGGAGCTGCATCATCAATCAACCTGATGAGAGAGGCGGGGGTTTGAGGGGCAGTGAGAAAGGCCACAGTTGCCTCACAGTGCAAGACAACGCCTCGCTGGGAATTTCGCTCCCAGTCCTGTCGttaatttagttattttgtCTCCCAGCATGAGCTCTTGTGTTGGATTTTGTTGCGCTGCAGGTCTTCAGTAATccagttttcagttttctttatttcatagTTAGGATTTTTGTCTTTCGGTAGATTAGGGAGATTTTTAccttcttttgttctttttggcTGAGATGTCCAACTCATTTGGTTTCTTGATTTACTTGAATAGAAATTATACTTTAGAAAAACAATTGTTCATGGTACTTGCTGTATTTGTTCCTCTGGTTCAGCCATTGTTCTTGTTTAAGAAGGCCTTTACATTatggatatactgtatgtgtctctAGTAAAATACTCATGGACTGGGTGGtaatcacattaaaacaaatctcaATCCGAGTAGTTTGTTGGCCTGTTGTCCTCCTAATGAGTCAGATCAATATCTGCTCAGCAAATCTCTAAGCTGAGAGCCAGCACTGTGCTCATGCTCTGATGAATAGTTTCAGTAGAGCTGATGCTCTGGTCTGAAGGAGGTCatgtgtgtaacagtgtgttGAAACTGATGCAAGGGGGCTGAGGGAGAAAGATGTGGGTCTGATGACATTGTGACAGTATCACCTCGTCGTGAGTggttgtgtgtaaatgtgtgtacatAAAAATATGATGTTTTGTGTGGATAATGTGGCAGTATAGCTATGCTTTGCATTAAGTCTTCTATCTTCTCAGTTCCATTTGTACTGTAGCAGGTATCTGATTTCTCCTGTATTATTTTGTGCAGCTTTTTGCCATTTTTGCTTTTGCGACATGTGGGGGATACTCTGGGCAGCTGCGGGTTAGTGTGGACTGCATGGAGAAGGCCAGCAGCAACCTCAGCATCGGCATCGACTTTGCTTATCCCTTCAGGTGAGTGGGCTTCATTTGTCTTCAAAGTGTGGTGGCAGGACTATGAACCTGTGTCTGGCACTGACACAGTACATGAAGATGTCAGTCACATTGGTAAATGCAGCAATTGTCTTCTGTCAGTGTTCAATGTCTTTTTTGCCTGCACGacaaatttgttgttgttgattagGGCTGTGTGTAGAGCTTTTTTGAACATAAATACTTCTGTGCAATTTGGACAAATTATTGTTTGCGACTTCAGCATCAAATAAAGCAACTTTTTGTAACTTCTacacttaaataaatattaatggtGCCAGCATAGCAAATATAATTGAAAGCAATGTGGTTACTTCCAGATTGGTAGTCTAAGGTCCTCAGGTCTGTGACAACATGTAGGAAGttaatgaatttaaaaataatgtatgTAGGAGTATGTCGGATCCTTTCTTTAAAAGCAACACTTGAGAAGGCTTTTTTCTGATTTGGGTAAAAGTGACTCTTTAATTTAACATCTATTCCATTCAGTTCCCTGAAGTTTGATTAGTAAACTGACTTGCAATGGAAGCAATTCCTTTTGTCTGCAATCTGTAAAGAAGGTAACTACTGGTGAGACATCTCAGCTGAGTTTTCAGGAGAGAAGTGCCTGAAAAATAAGACTTTTGACCCGCCGTGTTTGTTGAGTCAGataagacatttttactttccagtgttgaAATCTGTTGATATTTCTGATGAGAATAAACTTAAAGAACACTTTGGGTAAAACATATAATGGTACACCATTTTTATTATGAGCTGAAATTGACCCCTGcaagtttctctgtgtgtgccaGGTTGTACCAGGTGTCCTTCGAAGCGCCCGTGTGTGAGGGCATGAGGAGGGAACTCGTGTTCCTCATTGGAGACTATTCATCCTCCGCAGAGTTCTTCGTCACCATTGCTGTCTTTGCCTTCCTGTATTCTCTGATGGCGACCATCGTATACATCTTCTTCAAGAATAAATACCACGAGAACAATCGAGCACCGCTCATTGTGAGTATACAATCGCTTCTGACCAGGGATCTTTTTACAACATGACTGTTAAAGGAATTGTTGCCGTTTTTCTCCTCTCTCGTCCTCGCCATCAGGACTTTGTGGTGACAGTGGTGTTCTCCTTCATGTGGCTAGTCAGTTCATCTGCTTGGGCAAAGGCTCTGTCTGATGTGAAACTGGCCACTGATCCAGATGAGGTGCAGCTCCTCATCTCTGCCTGCAAAGACCAGACCAACAGGTGTGGCTCAGTGCACGGATCGCGCTGGTCTGGGCTCAACACCTCAGTGGTATGTTTACAGAATGTCAGAATGTGCGTCCCAAACGCTTGGAATGAATGAGAGTCTGCATCACTGACTAAGATTTCTCATCTGCCAGTGTTTCATATCGCTCTTCCTTGTTCTGATTCTCTTCAGGTATTTGGGTTCCTCAACTTTGTTCTATGGGCTGGAAATATCTGGTTTGTCTTTAAGGAGACTGGTTGGCACAAGGGGGCTTCCAGGTTGGCAGGCGGGGTGTCCGAGAAACAGGCCGGCACCTTTAACCAGGAGCCCTACAACCAGGGAAGCTTTGACCAGACGGGGAGCCATAACATCCAGGGAGATCTCGGCCAGCCATCTGAGTACAGCCAGGTGGGAGGTCCCACCTCGCACTCCAATCAAATGTAGTCGAGCCTTTTCGTTTCACAAGTGGCACTTCGGCATTATAAACCAGGGTAATCGAGGGgtgaaaggagaggagaagagtaGAGTAAACCTTCATTCTCCGCTCAAACTgtctgtgcaaaaaaaaaaaaaaaaagacagtcaTCAAAAAGGTGTCAAAGGTGTCAAAGTACAAACTACCCTGTAGATAGAATAAGTAATATTAGGTATTTTACAAAATTATCAGACAACGTGTTTTGCTCCTCTTTCAGAAGTGTTGTTTGCTGAATGTTGTATTTCTTGTAGTTTGAAACACATTAGTGTCACTTTCTGTCTGTGCTTGGTGATCGACATTTACTGTTTAGAGACTTTTTTAAACTGGTTTGCCCTCTGCGGTGGAGGGAAAAACTGCTCTGTGTTTGTAATACTTTTCAACTTTTCAAGTGCATGATGTTGTATATGTGCTACTATGCTCTGTCCGTGACACTTTTCAAAAGAAATCATACATTTTATCTCTGAGAGTTTACAAATCCATAAATCCCAGACTCATTCCTCTGGGTTTATTTTGATCGGtattatgttattttaacaGGAGCTGTATTTTAATGATGGGTATCtctaatttaaatatatattcagaaCTTGTTTTAGGGAGAGttcttttacatttgttatAAATACATGTCAACACATCAATATGGAGTTTCTAAAGCAATAATggcaaaaacacattatttgcGCAAGAAACGACCAATACAGGATGCAGCcattgctgttttatttttaattgcatCTGCTATCacattgtcattttatttgaaaagaatGGTGTCGTCTACAAGTGTTTACAACTGTTTACGAGTGGTCGCTCTTGCTACACATCTGACTGTGACCGTTTTCTATGCTATCATCAACCTACTGTAAAATCATAGACATAAGTCGTACCTCTCTAAAGCATGTCTAGAGTGGTGttcatttacacttttaaaGCCCAGCAAAAAAGCACATCAGTACCACTGTGATAATCAAAGAATAGTGAGTAGTGGGCTCATCTGTATGAAGCTAATACTGAGCTTTTCTTTACTTCAAAGTCACAATTCTTTTGAACAGCTATTTCTTTTGTGCGATTGTTGTAAAATAGAATGGGTGATCCTCGGTTGCTGTTTGTATAGATTTATATGACTTGTGCAACCCTGTTTTTTGAACTCCTAAGCATGTGGCTTGCATCGGTGTAATAAAGAAGAGTGAAcatttatgtatgtataataGTCTGACGTCCATGATAAATGTCTGCGGGTAAATATAATTACTGTGGATCACGATTTACAGGAATTCATGTCAATAAAGATGCACATATTTGTCCATAATTAGTCTCCTCTATCTGCTCtgatctttttgttttgacgtctgacctttgacctgttgGTTACTGCTGAAACTGATGCagggttcacacaggacgcggaagcTCAGCCGCATGgcggttcacacaggacgcgcatttctccacGCCAGTCATCCTGCGACTCCTCTCCGTGATGGAAAACGCACTgcacctttttttaattatgaaaaattatgtgaaaattgggaaaattaaaactccaggacaacagaaggggaatacaaagtatgggaatgcatatttgataaattatttcatatgtcatttatatcgtttaaaatcatttttcagtgtgtttcctggcgcgatacgctcgcggcaagcggaaaaaatagactcgacgccgaaaccatcggtgcaggGCGCGAGGCgcccttggcgctgcgcggcgcatcgcagcctaTGTGAACGGCACAATTGAGTAACaggggggcggaaaggaggcgcctggctttctttggcgcggcgcttccgcgtcctgtgtgaacccggcgtgATGCTGCTTTTTCTGTCGGGCACAATGTGAAGTACAGAGGGCTCCCTCTGGTGGTCATCAGATACAGTAAA is part of the Hippoglossus hippoglossus isolate fHipHip1 chromosome 5, fHipHip1.pri, whole genome shotgun sequence genome and harbors:
- the LOC117762050 gene encoding synaptoporin isoform X1: MDTANQLVSVGTFQVLKLPLGFIRILEWLFAIFAFATCGGYSGQLRVSVDCMEKASSNLSIGIDFAYPFRLYQVSFEAPVCEGMRRELVFLIGDYSSSAEFFVTIAVFAFLYSLMATIVYIFFKNKYHENNRAPLIDFVVTVVFSFMWLVSSSAWAKALSDVKLATDPDEVQLLISACKDQTNRCGSVHGSRWSGLNTSVVFGFLNFVLWAGNIWFVFKETGWHKGASRLAGGVSEKQAGTFNQEPYNQGSFDQTGSHNIQGDLGQPSEYSQVGGPTSHSNQM
- the LOC117762050 gene encoding synaptoporin isoform X2, encoding MEKASSNLSIGIDFAYPFRLYQVSFEAPVCEGMRRELVFLIGDYSSSAEFFVTIAVFAFLYSLMATIVYIFFKNKYHENNRAPLIDFVVTVVFSFMWLVSSSAWAKALSDVKLATDPDEVQLLISACKDQTNRCGSVHGSRWSGLNTSVVFGFLNFVLWAGNIWFVFKETGWHKGASRLAGGVSEKQAGTFNQEPYNQGSFDQTGSHNIQGDLGQPSEYSQVGGPTSHSNQM